TCATCAAGGGGATTCACCAAAACGGGGCGTTCACCAACTTTTTAACCGTACCGGTGGCCAATTTGCAGCTTTTTTCCAAAAAGGAGATTCCGATTGAAATCATCGCCTTTATGGATGCTTTGGGGAACGCCGTGCATACGGCCCAGGAAGAACCGCTGATGGGGAAAAGTGTGGCCGTTTTGGGCTGCGGAGTACAAGGACTGATGGCCACGGCCGTGGCGCGGCACTCCGGCGCTTCCACCATTTTCGTTACGGACGTTTCCAACCCGGAGAAGGGGTTGACTCCGGAAAAAGTGGAGAAGCGGCGGTTTGCCATGGCGCGTAAGTTCGGCGCCAATTTTACGTTTGATTTGGGACTGAAAGACGGACGCAAGGAAATGCTGGGAACCGTAATGCAGGAAACGGGAAGGGACGGCGTCGATCTGGTTTTTGAAATGTCCGGCAGCTATAAGGCGTATGCGGATGCCTTCGATTTGGTGCGGGCTGGCGGCACCGTGCTCCTTTTGGGGATTCCGGAAGGGGAGGTCAATTTGAACTTTTCCGACCGGGTGATTTTCCGCGGCGTTGTGGTCAAGGGAATCATCGGACGTAGGATGTTTGAGTCCTGGGAGACGATGAAGGATTTGCTTAAAACCGGGCTGGCGGACTTGTTCGTGAAATCCGGTTTCGTTTCCCATCAATTGCCCCTCTCCCGTTTTGAAGAAGGGTTTGCGGCGATGCGCTCGGGGGAGGCGTTTAAAGTTTTACTCCTGCCAGAAAAATAAAACACCACCAGGCCGGGTTTGAAACCCTTCTCTATAAAAAACATAGAAGTGATATCCCAATTAGACAAAATCGAAAAAGCCCTGGCGGATCTGCAGGCGGCCAAGACCTTCAAGTACGAAACGATTTTGGAAAGCGCACAGGGAGCCAGGGTCAAAGTGAGGGGGCGGGACATCATTATGCTGGCTTCCAACAATTATCTTGGTTTGGCTTCTCATCCGAAGATCCGAGAGGCCGCCATCCGCGGCATTCAGGAATACGGGTTTGGGATGTCTTCGGTCCGCTTCATCTGCGGCACGCAGGTTCTGCATCGCAAGCTGGAGGAAAAAATTGCCGCCTTTTGCGGGACGGAAGATGCCATTCTTTATTTGTCCTGCTTTTCGGCCAACGAGGGATTTTTTGCCGGGCTTTTTTCCGATAAATTGGGCTACGACGCCTACAAAGACGTCATTTACTCCGACCGGTTGAACCACGCTTCCATCATTGACGGCAACCGGCTGACCAAGCCAGAGACCACCGACCGGAAGATTTACGCCCACGGAGACGCCGAAGATTTGGCGCGCCAGTTGGAAGCGGACAAAAACCAGCCGTACCGCTTTCGCGTGGTGGCCACGGACGGTGTTTTCAGCATGGAAGGGGATTTGGCCCCTCTCCCGCGGCTGGTGGAGCTTTGCAACAAGTATCAAGCCATCTTGATGGTGGATGATTCCCACGCCATGGGGGTCATCGGCAAAACGGGCAAAGGGACGGCGGAGGAATTGGGTGTCTGGGGAAAAGTAGACGTTTTAACCGGCACGTTGGGCAAGGCCTTGGGCGGCGCGGCGGGCGGCTTTATCGCCTCTAAAAAATCATTGATTGAGTTTTTGCGCCAGAGTTCCCGCCCCTACATTTTCTCCAATTCGCTGCCGCCGCCGATACTGGCGGCCTCGCTGGAGGCATTTAACATTTTAGAATCCGATTATTCCCTCGTGGAAAAACTGCACGCCAACACGGCTTATTTCCGCCGGGAAATCGTCAATCTGGGGTTCAAAATCATTCCCGGCACTCATCCCATCGTCCCCGTGATGTTAGGGGAAGCGGCCCTGGCGCAGGATGCCTCCGCCGAGCTATTGAAGGAAGGAGTGTACGTCAAGGGTCTTTGGTATCCGGTCGTGCCGAAAGGAGAAGCGCGTTTGCGGGTGCAAATCTCCGCCGCCCTCGACAAGCAGGATTTGGACGAGGCGTTGGCGGCGTTTAAAACGGTGGGGAAGCGGCTGAAAATTATCTGAACTTTACAAGTTAGAGCAACCGGATTTGAAAAGCCGCCTCCGGGCGGCTTTTTGCTGGCTTATGGTCACCCGGGACTTGATTTATATCATGTTTTTGCCCAGATTTTCCTGACCTTAATCATACCTACAAACAGCGTCAGTGGACATATTGAGTACGCTGATGGCGGCCCGACGGAAAGGGCCGACAGCACGGAAAACTTAGGGAAAGGTTGGATGGCCATGCGCGCACAGAACAAGATTTTGGGGACGGTTTTGTTTTTGCTTTTGAGCGTTTGCCCGGTTTGGGCCCAGGAAGAAGCGTCCGAACCGGCGCAGAAGGATACCCTCGGCGGTGACGGGCTGCCGGTTTATCAAATGGACGAGCTGATTGTCACCGCCAACCGCTATGAGCGGGCGGCGTTTGAAGTGCCGTATTCCGTTTCGGTTTTCTCGGAACAGAAAGTTTGGAGTTCCGGGGCTTTCACCTTGAGCGGCGCGATGAAGGGACTTTCGGGCGTGGATATCTCTGATGCGGGGCCGTTCCGTGCCCGCCCGGTCGTGCGGGGGCTGGCGGGGAGCCGGGTTTTGGTTTTGGTGGACGGTCAGCGGCTGAACGACACACGGGAAAACACCTTTTCCGGCGCGGAGCTGTCTTTGGTGTCACCCGCTACCGTGCAGCAAGTGGAGGTTCTGCGCGGATCGAACTCGGTTTTGTTCGGCTCCAACGCCATGGGGGGGGTGGTCAACATCCTGACCAAAAAGCCGGCAATTCCGGTCGGAACGTGGAAACTTTCCGGCGATTTCTCCAGCCGCTACAGCACGAACGACCAGCAGCGCGCAGGCCGGCTGGGTTTGAATTTGGCCAACCACCGCTGGCGCGTGAAGGCGGGGGCGGATTACCGCCGGGCCAACAACTACCACGGGCCGGGGAGCGGCGTTTTTGACTGGGGACGGGAGGTGGCGAATTCCAATTTAAAACGGGCGGTCGGGCTGGATTTGGCCGGCGATTATCAACTGGCGGAAAAACATACCCTCTCCCTTGCCGCGCAAAGCTCGCTCAACTCCGGCATTGGGTTCCCGGAAACCCCCAATCCGACGTTTCCGGTGGGAATCTTTTTCCCCTACCACGACCGTTCCAAAATCGCCTTGAGCTACGAGGGAAAACAATTGACCTCCAAGATTGCGAGCTTCAAGGCGAGCGTGTACGGCCAGAAAAACAAAAAGGATTTGCGGACGGTCTTTTCGGCCGCCTTTCCGAACACGCCGTTTCCCGGCTCGACTTTGCGCATCAACGATACCAGCCACACCTACACCACGGTTTTGACGGCCGGAACGAATTTGCAACAGGTATTAAGCTTATCGGGGAATCAGACCTTGACCTACGGGCTGGATTATTACCGGGAGATGATCGACGGGTTCACCCGCACCTTTTCCCATTCCTCCTCGCTGGTCTTCCAGAGCGATAAAATCACCCAGAGCGCGGCGGTGCCGGAAAATCATATGGATGCTTTGGGGCTTTTTGCCCAAAACGACATTCGTCCTTTCCGGCGGCTCTCCTTCCAATTGGGAACGCGCTTTGACTGGTACCGGCAGGCGGCGGAGAAAACGGAGGGGTACAACGACGTGCGCACCGGGCAGCCGTTGGAGCCGAAATCGGACATTTTGACCGCCCTTTCCGGCTCGGCGGGGTTTCAATATCAGTTGCTCGAGGGACTTCGCTTAGGCGGTAACGTCGGCAGCGGGTTTAGAGTTCCCAATCTGGTGGAGAAATTTTTCTCCGGCACGCAGGATCAGCAAATCATCACCCCCAATCTTGATTTGGCGGCGGAGAAAAACGTTTCGGTGGATGCCGGCGTGAAATTCCGCTTCGCCCGCTTTTCGGGCGGAGTCACCGCCTTTTTGAACCAGCTGCGGGACTACATCGAGCTGCGGGCCACCGGCGATTCGGTCACGGTTTCCGGCCGGCGGCAGGCGGTCTGGAACTACGAGAACACAAGCCGGGTGCGCTTTGCCGGCATCGAAGGGGAATTCGAAGCCCATCTGCCGCAGGGGTTCACCAGCTTTTTGAACAGCTCCTACCAGAGCGGCGACAATCTCTCCGCCCACCGCGCCATTTACGTGGCGCCGGCCAAAATCGTGATTGGCCTGGGGTGGAAAGAGGGGCGCGGGCGCTTTGATGCGGAACTTTCCAACCGTTACGTGTTCGAGCAGAACCGGATTGATCCGGATCCCTCGTCCACCTTGCAATTGCCGACGCCGGCCTTCAACGTGGTGAACTTCCGCGCCGGCTACCACTGGCGGGTCTGGACGCTTACGGCCAACATCAACAATTTGACCAACCAGACCTACCGGGAGCCGTTGAACGCCGCCTCGCCGTACAACCCGATTCTGGAGCCGGGGCGGAATTTCATCCTCGGGCTCTCGACCAAGTTTTAGTGCGGAACGAGTGGAGGAAGCGATGAACGTGGTGTTGTATTTACCGATTCTGACCACCCTTTTTGCGGCCTACTTTTCCCACCGGATTTTTAGGCATTACCGGGAGCGGAGAAGCGGGCCGCATCTTTTGTGGTGGACCTTCGGCGTGGCGGCCTACGGCCTGGGAACGCTTCTTGAAAGTTTGGTCACCCTTTTCGGCTGGCAGCCGGTTCTGTTTCGGATGTGGTACATCTCCGGCGCGCTTTTGGGAGGGGTGCCCCTGGCGCAGGGGACGGTGTATTTGCTCTTGAAGCGCAAGACCGCCAATATTCTTTCCTCCGTTCTGGTTCCTTATCTCGTTTTTGCGGCCGCCTGCGTGCTTTTGGCGCCTTTGAAGGAAGAACCATATGGCAGCCGGATTTTGACCGGCCGTATCATCGGTTCGCCAGATGGAAGCTGGACGTGGGTCCGGCTTTTGAGCCCTCTCATCAACACCTACGCCGTGATTTTTCTTGTCGGCGGTGCCTTTCTGTCCGCTTACCGTTACAGCAAAAGTCCCGAGACCCGCCACCGTTTTTATGGCAATCTCCTGATCGCCGTCGGTGCCATCCTGCCCGGCATCGGCGGAAGTTTTTCCCGGATGGGTTACACCGAGGTGCTCTATGTCACCGAGTTTATCGGCCTGCTTCTGATTTACCGCGGATACCGGCTGTGCGTGCGGGTGCCAGCGGAAGCACAAACCCGCTCTCTCCATCCGGCTGTCTCCGCCAGCCGTCCGGCTTCGTAAATTTGCGAGCTTTTTCCGGAGGGCGCCCTTTCTTTTCTTGACAAAAGTTTTGTTTTGGATAAGTTAGCCCATTCGCATCGTTTGCAGCGGTATTCCAAGCGAAGCCAAAAGCCATTATGCGCAAAGAAAACGGCAAGAATTTCTTTTTCACTTCCGAATCGGTCACAGAAGGACACCCGGACAAGGTGTGCGACCAGATTTCAGACGCCATTCTGGACGAAATTTTAAAGCGGGATAAACGGGCGCGGGTGGCCTGCGAGACCTTCATCACCGTGGGGCTGGTCATTGTCGGCGGAGAAATCACCACCCATACCTACATAGATATTCCCCGGCTGGTGCGGGATTTGATCCGGGATATCGGGTACATACACTCCAAGTACGGGTTTAACTACACCACCTGCGCCATTTTGAACGCAATCGGGCGACAGTCACCAGACATATCGCAGGGGGTGGACATCGGCGGCGCGGGGGATCAAGGGATGATGATCGGCTATGCCTGCCGCGATACCGAGGAATTGATGCCGTTGCCGATTCAGCTTTCCCACGAACTGACCCAAAGACTTTCGGCCGTCCGTAAGAAGAAGATTTTGCCCTATCTGGGGCCGGACGGGAAATCGCAGGTGACTATCGAGTACCGGGACGGCGCGCCGTACCGCGTGGACACGGTGGTCATCTCTTCACAGCATACCGAGGAGATTCTGGATAAAAGCGGGAGGAAAATCACTAACAAAGCCAAGGAAGAAATTATAGAAAAGGTCGTTCTTCCCGTTATTTCGAAAAGGTATTTGGACTCCAAAACCCGCTATCTGGTCAATCCCACCGGCAAGTTCGTGGTCGGCGGGCCGCAGTCAGACACCGGAATGACCGGGCGTAAAATCATCGTGGACACCTACGGCGGCTGGGCGGCGCATGGGGGGGGTGCTTTTTCCGGCAAGGATCCCACAAAAGTCGATCGGTCGGCCTGTTACCAGGCGCGGCACATCGCCAAAAACATCGTGGCCTCCGGCCTAGCGGACGAATGCACGGTGCAACTGGCGTATGCCATCGGGGTGGCGGAGCCGGTTTCCGTAATGATTGAAACCAACGGCACGGGACGGGTGCCAGATATCCGGTTGACCCAGCTCGTGCGCAAGCTTTTTCCGCTCAAACCGCGGGGAATTATCGATTATCTGAAGCTCTTGCGGCCGATTTATTTAAAAACGGCCGCCTATGGCCATTTCGGTCGGAACGAAGTGGAGTTCACTTGGGAGAAAACAAACCGCGCAAGCGAGCTTGCACGGCTGGCATAATCGCCACCTTATTTGGAGAATAAATGGCAAAAGAATATGATGTAAAAGATAAGAAGTTGGCCGCTTTGGGCCGGAAGCGAATCGAATGGGCGGCCCGCAACATGCCGGTTTTGGCAGACATTCAAAAACGCTTCGCCAAGGAAAAACCGTTGGCCGGGGTGCGTATTGCCGCCTGCTTGCACGTTACCACGGAGACGGCCAATTTGATGCTGGCTTTGAAAGCGGGGGGGGCGCAGGTGCGGCTGTGCGCCTCCAATCCCCTCTCCACGCAGGATGACGTGGCGGCTTCATTGGTTTTCGACTATCACGTTCCTACTTACGCCGTCAAAGGAGAGAATAAAAAACGATACTATGACCACATCGAGTCGGCTCTAAACATCAAACCGGTGGTGACGATGGATGACGGGGCGGATTTGGTTTCGCTTCTGCATTCTTCCCGTAAAAAGGATGCCGACCGGGTCATCGGCGGCACGGAGGAGACCACCACCGGCGTCATCCGTTTGCGGGCAATGGAAGAGAAGGGGAATTTGCTTTTCCCGGTCATTTCGGTCAACGACTCCAAAACCAAGCATTTGTTCGACAACCGATACGGTACTGGGCAATCCACCATCGACGGGATTCTGAGGGCCACCAATCATTTGATGGCCGGCTCGAAGGTGGTGGTCTTCGGTTACGGGTTCTGCGGCCGGGGGGTGGCGATGCGGGCCAAGGGAATGGGGGCGGTGGTGTTTGTTTGCGAGGTGGATCCGCTGCGGGCGATGGAGGCGGCGATGGATGGATTCGAGGTCGTATCCTCGTATGAAGCGGCCCGCAAGGGGGACGTTTTCATCACGGTCACTGGCAATTTGAACGTCTTGCGCCGGGAGCATTTTGCCGCGATGAAGGACGGCGCCGTTTTGGCCAACTCGGGACATTTCAACGCCGAAATCGACATTCCGGCTTTGGGGAAACTGGCCAAAAAGCGCCGGGAGGTGCGCCCGTTCGTCGAAGAGTTCACGTTGCCCGGCGGCAAACGGGTTTATCTATTGGGGGAGGGGCGACTTATCAATTTGGCCGCGGCCGAGGGGCACCCTGCAATGGTGATGGATATGTCCTTTGCCAATCAATCGCTGGGAGTGGAATACCTGGTCACCTCCGGCGGGGAATTGGAACGGCGGGTCTATCCAGTACCCGAACCGATTGACCGGGAAATCGCCCGACTGAAGCTGAAGTCGATGGGGGTTCGAATCGATACGCTTACCTCCGAGCAGAAAAAGTATCTCGCTTCCTGGGAGCTTGGGACTTAGTTTCAGATTTTGCCCGCTCTGCTCTTCGTTTTTTTCTGATGTCAAAAAGCTGACACTTTGTGTCAGAATTTAGACATTGACCGCTTGGAACTTTTTTCCTTCCATTGTCGTTTTCCTTGCTGAACGGGAAAAGTACAGTTGTGCAGCTTTCTCCCGATTTTTACTTCTAAGCTCTCCCGGCGGACCGTCGAAGGAGGCGTCGAGCCGGCCGCGAGGCCGGGCGCGCCAGTCCCCGGGGGAGCTTTTTTAGCTTGACAAGTTTAATTAATGCGGATTAATTCTTTCCATTAAGTGGAATTAATTGCAAGAAACAGAAGGATGGAAGGGTGTTCGGAAAACGCTTTGGGTTTTTGACCGGGCTTTTATACGGCTTTCTTTTGGCCTGCGGGGGGGCTTCCATTTTGGGCGGACTTTCCGGCTGTCAAAAACTTCTCACGGAAGCCCCCAAGCCGGAGGAGAGCCTGGACGCCCCCATCGACGGGCTCACCCCGGAGCAGGCCAAGATTTTCGCCCGGGGGGATGAGGCGTTTGGGGAGGTGTTCACCTTTGAGACCGGGCTGGGGCCGCTTTTCAACAACACCGCTTGCGAGCGCTGCCACGTCGGCGACGGCCGGGGGCACCCTTCCGTCAATCTGAAGCGCTTCGGCAAGAACTTGGGGGGCGGGCAGTTTGACGTTTTGGCCCAGTACGGCGGGCCGCAGCTTCAAGAAAGGAGCCTACCGGGGTATCCGGCGGAAAAAATTCCGCCCGAAGCGAACGCCGTTTCCGAACGAGGGGGGCCCTTGGTGGTGGGGCTGGGTTTGATTGAAGCGATACCGGACGCCACCATTCTGGCCAACGTCGATTCGCTGGATGCCGACGGGGACGGGATTTCCGGGCGGCCGCAATTTCTCGACCCGCCGGAGTTTTTGAACCTGCCACCGGGGCCGTACAACGGGAAATATCTGGGTCGTTTTGGGCGCAAGGCCGGGGCCATCAATTTGCTGCAGCAGACCGTCAACGCCTACCATCAGGACATCGGCATCACCTCCGATTTCCGCCCGGAGGAGAATTTCAACCCGCTGGCGGGCGGCACGGGGGGCGATCCAGTGCCAGACCCGGAACTTACGGCGGGCACCATCAACGACGTCGTGTTTTATTTGCAAACCCTGCGACCCCCTTTGCGACGCAATCCCGCCGACCCTCCGGTGAAACGGGGGGATTCCCTTTTTTCCGCCATCCTCTGCGGCCGTTGCCATACTCCGGCCCTCGTCACCGGGCCGCATCCAATTGCCGCTTTGAGCAACAAGACAGCCAATCTGTATTCCGATTTGCTTCTGCACGATATGGGGCCGGACTTGGCGGATAATTTTATCGAAGGGGAGGCCTCCGGCACCGAATGGCGCACCACGCCGCTCTGGGGGCTCGGCATCCTCGAGACGGTTTTAGGAGGGAAGCCGTTTTTTTTGCACGACGGGCGGACTTCCGATTTGCGGGATGTCATCAGCTTTCACAAAGGGGAGGCGGATTCGAGCCGAAAACTTTTTTTTCAGCTTTCGCCCGCCGACCAGGAGGCGCTTTTGAAATTCCTGAAATCGCTATGATGACCCGGAAAGAGTTTTTGCAGAGCGCCGCGACCGCTTTGGCTGCCGCCAGCATTTTTCCAATGTCCGCCTTGCTTGCGGGATGCGCCGTTAATTCACAAACCCTGCGGGTTTCCACAAAAGAAAATCGAGTCCGGTTGACACTTTCCGAACTGCCGAAACTTTCCGAGCCCGGGGGATACATCAAGCTATATCCCCTCGGCTTTGCCCATCCGATAGTTCTTTTTCAGGATGGAACGGGTGAGCTTTTTGCGGTTTCCACCACCTGCACGCATGCCGGATGCGAAGTGCGCAAAACCAAATCCAAATTCGAATGTCCCTGCCACGGCTCGCAGTACGATTTGAGCGGAAAAGTAATTCGCGGGCCGGCGCCGGCGGCCTTGACCCGTTTTCCGGTGAAAAAAGAGGGGGGGGTTATGGAAATCATTTTGAAGGAAGGATGATGAAAGTTTTGGCTGCGATTGGCATCCTTGGGCTTGCGTTCACTTTTCCCGTTTTCTCTCAAGATGTGCCGGATACGGCTCAAAAGCCGTTCGTCAAAGGGGGGATTTATGACAAACCATATCTGATACGCCCTTCTGGCCGGCTGGCGGTCGGCGGATATGCCGAAATGCTCGTCCGTTCCGATTATGAAGCGGGTATCCACGAAGGATACTCCTTCGAGGCGCGGCGTTTCAACATCTTTCTTTTCTCCTCAGTTTCCGATTTGATAAAGCTTACCTCTGAGCTGGAGTTCGAGCACGGCACGGAGGAAATCAAGCTGGAGATGGCGCTTGTAGATTTGCAGTTTCGGGAGGAGTTCAATCTTCGCGGAGGAATCTTGCTTTCTCCCGTGGGCAAGTTCAATCTGGCCCACGACAGCCCGAGAAACGAGTTTGTTGACCGGCCTTTAGTTTCCACCCGCGTTATTCCGGCCACCCTGTCGGAAGCAGGGCTGGGGTTCTACGGCTCTTTTTATCCCTCTGGTGAAAACCGGGTAACCTATGAAAGCTATCTGGTCAACGGGCTGACGGACGGTATTTTGTTGGCCGGAGATGGAACATCCCTTCCGGATGGCCGCCCGGAAGCGTTTGAAGAGGACAACAACGGCAGCCCGGCTTTTGTGGGACGGCTGGCCTTCAGTCCGCACTTCGGCGGCGAGTTGGGGTTTTCGATTCACTCCGGCCGCTATAACACCTACAAACTTGAGGGCGTGGAGGTGGACGAACCGCGCACAGCCACGCTTCTGGCCCTCGATGCCGAATACGAAATCGGCCGTTTATCCCTGCAGGGGGAACTGGCACGGGTT
The sequence above is drawn from the Verrucomicrobiia bacterium genome and encodes:
- a CDS encoding zinc-binding dehydrogenase; amino-acid sequence: MLGLVKTKPNGSKPWPKGLRLEERPSPNLLEPDEVKIEVLAAGICGTDVGIYNNKDSIRTEMRRAFVDPVIVGHEFAGRVVDAGSKAIEFLLAFPEFRNFTSDKILSKLTSDYFASAEMHIPCNRCRTCRMGQQHACPNTIIKGIHQNGAFTNFLTVPVANLQLFSKKEIPIEIIAFMDALGNAVHTAQEEPLMGKSVAVLGCGVQGLMATAVARHSGASTIFVTDVSNPEKGLTPEKVEKRRFAMARKFGANFTFDLGLKDGRKEMLGTVMQETGRDGVDLVFEMSGSYKAYADAFDLVRAGGTVLLLGIPEGEVNLNFSDRVIFRGVVVKGIIGRRMFESWETMKDLLKTGLADLFVKSGFVSHQLPLSRFEEGFAAMRSGEAFKVLLLPEK
- a CDS encoding glycine C-acetyltransferase codes for the protein MISQLDKIEKALADLQAAKTFKYETILESAQGARVKVRGRDIIMLASNNYLGLASHPKIREAAIRGIQEYGFGMSSVRFICGTQVLHRKLEEKIAAFCGTEDAILYLSCFSANEGFFAGLFSDKLGYDAYKDVIYSDRLNHASIIDGNRLTKPETTDRKIYAHGDAEDLARQLEADKNQPYRFRVVATDGVFSMEGDLAPLPRLVELCNKYQAILMVDDSHAMGVIGKTGKGTAEELGVWGKVDVLTGTLGKALGGAAGGFIASKKSLIEFLRQSSRPYIFSNSLPPPILAASLEAFNILESDYSLVEKLHANTAYFRREIVNLGFKIIPGTHPIVPVMLGEAALAQDASAELLKEGVYVKGLWYPVVPKGEARLRVQISAALDKQDLDEALAAFKTVGKRLKII
- a CDS encoding TonB-dependent receptor; translated protein: MAMRAQNKILGTVLFLLLSVCPVWAQEEASEPAQKDTLGGDGLPVYQMDELIVTANRYERAAFEVPYSVSVFSEQKVWSSGAFTLSGAMKGLSGVDISDAGPFRARPVVRGLAGSRVLVLVDGQRLNDTRENTFSGAELSLVSPATVQQVEVLRGSNSVLFGSNAMGGVVNILTKKPAIPVGTWKLSGDFSSRYSTNDQQRAGRLGLNLANHRWRVKAGADYRRANNYHGPGSGVFDWGREVANSNLKRAVGLDLAGDYQLAEKHTLSLAAQSSLNSGIGFPETPNPTFPVGIFFPYHDRSKIALSYEGKQLTSKIASFKASVYGQKNKKDLRTVFSAAFPNTPFPGSTLRINDTSHTYTTVLTAGTNLQQVLSLSGNQTLTYGLDYYREMIDGFTRTFSHSSSLVFQSDKITQSAAVPENHMDALGLFAQNDIRPFRRLSFQLGTRFDWYRQAAEKTEGYNDVRTGQPLEPKSDILTALSGSAGFQYQLLEGLRLGGNVGSGFRVPNLVEKFFSGTQDQQIITPNLDLAAEKNVSVDAGVKFRFARFSGGVTAFLNQLRDYIELRATGDSVTVSGRRQAVWNYENTSRVRFAGIEGEFEAHLPQGFTSFLNSSYQSGDNLSAHRAIYVAPAKIVIGLGWKEGRGRFDAELSNRYVFEQNRIDPDPSSTLQLPTPAFNVVNFRAGYHWRVWTLTANINNLTNQTYREPLNAASPYNPILEPGRNFILGLSTKF
- the metK gene encoding methionine adenosyltransferase, whose product is MRKENGKNFFFTSESVTEGHPDKVCDQISDAILDEILKRDKRARVACETFITVGLVIVGGEITTHTYIDIPRLVRDLIRDIGYIHSKYGFNYTTCAILNAIGRQSPDISQGVDIGGAGDQGMMIGYACRDTEELMPLPIQLSHELTQRLSAVRKKKILPYLGPDGKSQVTIEYRDGAPYRVDTVVISSQHTEEILDKSGRKITNKAKEEIIEKVVLPVISKRYLDSKTRYLVNPTGKFVVGGPQSDTGMTGRKIIVDTYGGWAAHGGGAFSGKDPTKVDRSACYQARHIAKNIVASGLADECTVQLAYAIGVAEPVSVMIETNGTGRVPDIRLTQLVRKLFPLKPRGIIDYLKLLRPIYLKTAAYGHFGRNEVEFTWEKTNRASELARLA
- the ahcY gene encoding adenosylhomocysteinase; protein product: MAKEYDVKDKKLAALGRKRIEWAARNMPVLADIQKRFAKEKPLAGVRIAACLHVTTETANLMLALKAGGAQVRLCASNPLSTQDDVAASLVFDYHVPTYAVKGENKKRYYDHIESALNIKPVVTMDDGADLVSLLHSSRKKDADRVIGGTEETTTGVIRLRAMEEKGNLLFPVISVNDSKTKHLFDNRYGTGQSTIDGILRATNHLMAGSKVVVFGYGFCGRGVAMRAKGMGAVVFVCEVDPLRAMEAAMDGFEVVSSYEAARKGDVFITVTGNLNVLRREHFAAMKDGAVLANSGHFNAEIDIPALGKLAKKRREVRPFVEEFTLPGGKRVYLLGEGRLINLAAAEGHPAMVMDMSFANQSLGVEYLVTSGGELERRVYPVPEPIDREIARLKLKSMGVRIDTLTSEQKKYLASWELGT
- a CDS encoding di-heme oxidoredictase family protein gives rise to the protein MFGKRFGFLTGLLYGFLLACGGASILGGLSGCQKLLTEAPKPEESLDAPIDGLTPEQAKIFARGDEAFGEVFTFETGLGPLFNNTACERCHVGDGRGHPSVNLKRFGKNLGGGQFDVLAQYGGPQLQERSLPGYPAEKIPPEANAVSERGGPLVVGLGLIEAIPDATILANVDSLDADGDGISGRPQFLDPPEFLNLPPGPYNGKYLGRFGRKAGAINLLQQTVNAYHQDIGITSDFRPEENFNPLAGGTGGDPVPDPELTAGTINDVVFYLQTLRPPLRRNPADPPVKRGDSLFSAILCGRCHTPALVTGPHPIAALSNKTANLYSDLLLHDMGPDLADNFIEGEASGTEWRTTPLWGLGILETVLGGKPFFLHDGRTSDLRDVISFHKGEADSSRKLFFQLSPADQEALLKFLKSL
- a CDS encoding Rieske (2Fe-2S) protein, encoding MMTRKEFLQSAATALAAASIFPMSALLAGCAVNSQTLRVSTKENRVRLTLSELPKLSEPGGYIKLYPLGFAHPIVLFQDGTGELFAVSTTCTHAGCEVRKTKSKFECPCHGSQYDLSGKVIRGPAPAALTRFPVKKEGGVMEIILKEG